In Erigeron canadensis isolate Cc75 chromosome 6, C_canadensis_v1, whole genome shotgun sequence, the following are encoded in one genomic region:
- the LOC122605566 gene encoding zinc finger protein ZAT5-like: MSGDRAHTEKRMDHQMPCSSFGLAVETSSSSYSGGYMSSDEEEEDMANCLIMLAYSDKPTNLDHHYQKTDKQLKLRSVTEMTTSNSSLHNYECKTCNRAFPSFQALGGHRASHKKPKITTIEDKNNHFGSIIKTELPKEDHFHLHYEENKTSNNKKGKIHECSICGSEFLSGQALGGHMRRHRAPLPSTNQMINIDTISPLHTTEKSHVLSIDLNLPAPEVVDDVVHSSNHFTATSSSQRPLVFSTVALVDCHY, from the coding sequence ATGAGCGGTGATCGAGCCCACACAGAAAAGCGTATGGATCACCAGATGCCTTGTTCGTCTTTTGGTTTGGCTGTTGAAACAAGCTCAAGCTCCTATAGTGGTGGTTATATGTCATCTGATGAGGAAGAGGAAGACATGGCCAACTGCTTGATCATGTTGGCTTATAGCGACAAACCTACAAATCTCGATCATCACTATCAGAAAACCGACAAGCAGCTAAAACTTCGAAGTGTAACAGAGATGACCACCTCCAATTCTAGTTTACACAACTACGAGTGTAAAACATGTAATCGGGCCTTTCCATCATTTCAAGCCTTGGGTGGACATCGAGCTAGTCACAAGAAACCCAAAATTACCACTATTGAAGACAAGAATAACCATTTTGGTTCCATTATTAAAACAGAACTTCCTAAAGAAGATCACTTCCATCTTCATTACGAAGAAAACAAGACAAGCAACAACAAGAAGGGGAAAATTCATGAATGCTCTATTTGCGGATCAGAGTTTCTGTCAGGTCAAGCTCTTGGTGGTCACATGAGACGACACCGTGCACCTCTGCCTTCTACAAACCAAATGATCAATATTGATACAATAAGTCCCCTGCATACTACCGAAAAGTCACATGTTCTATCTATTGATCTAAACCTACCAGCCCCGGAGGTTGTGGATGATGTCGTCCATTCAAGTAATCATTTCACCGCGACTAGTTCATCACAACGGCCTCTTGTCTTCTCCACCGTGGCATTAGTTGATTGCCATTACTAA